One segment of Gammaproteobacteria bacterium DNA contains the following:
- a CDS encoding undecaprenyl-diphosphate phosphatase yields MDIIQAIFLAIIQGLTEFLPISSSGHLILVPELLGWADQGLAFDVAVHVGTLLAVVFYFRKEIARIFVAWIRSLSGSLEVQYQSDAKLAWGVLLGTIPAGLAGLLANDFIEANFRSILVIAITTIGFGLLLWWSDVKGTRQRGLHQLNWRDVGLIGIAQALALIPGTSRSGITMTAALMTGLDRQAAARFSFLLSIPIIVLAGGYKALGLLQQTEAVQWTLIGIGTLVSAVVAYLSIRFFLALLDRIGMAPFAIYRLLLGAILLGVYFF; encoded by the coding sequence AAGCGATCTTTTTAGCCATTATTCAGGGGCTCACTGAATTTTTGCCGATTTCGAGTTCCGGACATTTGATCCTGGTGCCTGAATTACTCGGTTGGGCAGATCAGGGTCTGGCTTTTGATGTCGCTGTGCATGTTGGCACCTTGCTGGCTGTGGTGTTTTATTTTCGCAAAGAGATCGCACGAATTTTTGTGGCCTGGATAAGGTCACTCTCCGGCTCGCTTGAGGTGCAATACCAGAGTGACGCCAAACTCGCCTGGGGTGTTTTACTTGGCACCATTCCAGCTGGCCTCGCCGGTTTACTGGCAAACGATTTTATCGAAGCCAACTTTCGTTCCATTTTGGTCATCGCCATAACCACCATTGGTTTTGGTCTATTGTTGTGGTGGTCCGATGTAAAAGGCACGCGCCAACGTGGATTGCATCAACTCAACTGGCGGGATGTCGGACTCATAGGGATTGCCCAGGCACTGGCCTTGATTCCCGGCACCTCACGTTCCGGTATCACCATGACTGCGGCCTTGATGACCGGACTGGATCGTCAGGCGGCCGCACGGTTTTCATTTTTACTCTCGATTCCAATTATTGTATTGGCGGGAGGCTACAAAGCGCTTGGACTATTGCAACAAACTGAAGCGGTGCAATGGACACTGATTGGCATTGGCACTCTGGTTTCGGCGGTGGTTGCGTATCTCAGTATCCGATTCTTTTTGGCCTTACTTGATCGCATCGGCATGGCGCCGTTTGCTATTTACCGCTTGTTGCTCGGTGCAATCTTGCTGGGTGTGTATTTTTT